One window from the genome of Desulfobulbaceae bacterium DB1 encodes:
- a CDS encoding tol-pal system protein YbgF, whose translation MKKIFSRSFYSLLAVGLVPLLSGCVTDQDFRGLQLQFRSLDNRLVELERDFDQLQNNAGSSVEVMRKQQAGMGSTIDKLNAELLQIKGQLDESRHRYRNLQSENQKLQEEISLLGQKTDEQAGSLQERITTVESSTSEIDTRLANVHTNLAEMQEEQAKAAALAAEMARKKAELARQSSSSQQRHEITPVKIKKSPGIAAAVSEQAEPEPQAVTAIQPNQAQAKASGNTMYDEGLELFKAKKYKEAHDVFAQFAKKHPNDELAINARFWIGDCLFNQDEFAMAILEYQNVIADYPNHVKAPAALFKQGMAFEKLQDSETAKIVYNKILAEYPSSDQVDAAKGRLSKLGN comes from the coding sequence ATGAAGAAAATTTTTTCCCGCTCCTTTTATTCGCTTCTTGCCGTCGGGCTTGTCCCCTTGCTTTCCGGCTGTGTGACCGACCAGGATTTTCGTGGTCTCCAGCTGCAATTCCGTAGCCTGGACAACAGGCTTGTCGAATTGGAACGCGACTTTGACCAACTGCAGAATAATGCCGGCAGTTCCGTTGAGGTGATGCGCAAGCAGCAGGCGGGAATGGGGAGTACCATTGACAAGCTAAACGCTGAATTGCTGCAGATCAAAGGACAGCTCGACGAATCGCGTCACCGTTATCGAAATCTGCAATCGGAAAATCAGAAACTTCAGGAAGAAATTTCCTTGTTGGGCCAAAAAACCGATGAACAGGCCGGTTCCTTACAAGAGCGAATCACCACCGTCGAGTCCAGTACCAGCGAAATTGACACCCGCCTGGCCAACGTTCATACAAACCTGGCGGAAATGCAGGAAGAGCAGGCAAAAGCCGCGGCCCTGGCGGCTGAAATGGCGAGGAAAAAAGCCGAGCTTGCCCGGCAGAGCTCCAGCTCTCAGCAGCGGCACGAGATAACCCCGGTAAAGATCAAAAAGTCTCCGGGCATCGCCGCCGCGGTCAGCGAACAAGCAGAACCAGAACCGCAAGCGGTTACCGCAATTCAGCCCAATCAAGCGCAAGCCAAAGCCTCGGGCAACACCATGTACGATGAGGGACTGGAGCTTTTTAAGGCGAAAAAATACAAAGAGGCCCACGATGTTTTTGCCCAGTTCGCCAAGAAACATCCGAATGATGAACTTGCCATCAACGCAAGATTCTGGATCGGCGACTGTCTTTTCAATCAGGACGAATTCGCCATGGCCATTCTCGAGTACCAGAATGTCATTGCCGATTATCCAAATCATGTCAAGGCCCCGGCAGCCCTTTTCAAACAGGGCATGGCTTTTGAAAAGCTCCAGGACTCGGAAACCGCCAAGATTGTTTACAACAAAATTCTGGCCGAATACCCGAGCAGCGACCAGGTCGATGCGGCCAAAGGCAGATTGTCGAAACTGGGAAATTAA
- a CDS encoding Tol-Pal system beta propeller repeat protein TolB — MFAALFLAFADPTLAAKRVNLDITGAESKKVPVAVPYFQDLNRPGEIQKAGRDLAMLTGKALDFHGFLKTIPPESYGGMQDANWTTLGADYVILGQYVITGDNVNLELRLQDVSEGKMIFGRKFSMHRNQSKKTVLKYCDQVIEKLTGNPGVSTTKIAFVSDRTGNKEIFLTDIFGDSVRQVTRHKFLSLAPRLSPNVSRMAYTSYHRGNANLYITDLSQDKTTKAISRRVGLNMAPAWSPDGRSMLVTLSKDGNPDLYQMNMDGSIVRRLTANAGINVSPSFSPDGSQVAFVSDRSGVPQIYIMDYNSGSTNRLTYQGNENTTPAWSPDGQWIAYTARHEGSYQLFKISPKGSAPIQLTSSGGDHEAPSWSPDSRQLVFSRTVGNAKKLYAIFHNGQEMRQLFSLDGNQITPQWSNRID; from the coding sequence CTGTTTGCAGCTCTCTTTCTGGCCTTTGCCGACCCTACCCTGGCGGCGAAAAGAGTCAATCTCGACATTACCGGTGCGGAATCCAAGAAGGTGCCTGTTGCCGTTCCTTATTTCCAGGATCTCAACCGTCCCGGCGAAATACAGAAAGCCGGCCGGGATCTGGCAATGCTCACCGGCAAAGCCCTTGATTTTCATGGTTTCTTGAAAACAATCCCTCCTGAGTCCTATGGTGGCATGCAGGACGCAAACTGGACGACTTTGGGCGCTGATTACGTCATTTTGGGACAATATGTCATTACAGGCGACAATGTCAATTTGGAGCTGCGCCTGCAGGACGTATCGGAAGGGAAAATGATTTTCGGCCGCAAATTCAGCATGCACAGGAATCAAAGCAAAAAAACCGTTCTCAAGTACTGTGACCAAGTCATTGAGAAACTGACGGGCAATCCGGGAGTCAGCACGACAAAGATTGCCTTTGTTTCAGACCGGACCGGGAACAAGGAGATATTTCTCACTGATATTTTTGGGGATTCCGTACGGCAGGTTACACGGCACAAATTTCTTTCCCTGGCGCCCCGGCTTTCTCCGAATGTGTCGCGCATGGCGTATACCTCCTATCATCGCGGCAACGCCAACCTTTACATTACCGATCTTTCCCAGGACAAAACAACCAAGGCCATTTCCCGCCGAGTCGGCTTGAATATGGCTCCAGCCTGGAGCCCTGATGGCCGGAGCATGCTGGTAACCTTGAGTAAAGACGGTAATCCGGATCTTTATCAGATGAATATGGACGGCAGTATCGTCAGGCGATTAACGGCAAATGCCGGCATCAATGTCTCTCCCAGTTTTTCACCGGACGGCAGCCAGGTCGCCTTTGTTTCCGACCGCAGCGGCGTGCCCCAAATTTATATCATGGATTACAATTCCGGCTCCACCAACAGGTTGACCTATCAGGGGAATGAAAACACCACTCCCGCCTGGTCTCCCGACGGACAATGGATCGCATATACGGCACGGCATGAAGGTTCCTATCAGCTCTTCAAGATTTCCCCGAAAGGAAGCGCGCCCATCCAACTGACCTCCTCCGGCGGCGATCATGAAGCACCGAGCTGGTCTCCCGACTCACGACAGCTGGTTTTCAGCCGTACAGTCGGTAATGCGAAAAAATTGTACGCGATTTTTCACAACGGCCAGGAAATGCGGCAGTTGTTTTCATTGGACGGAAACCAAATTACCCCTCAATGGTCAAACAGAATTGATTGA
- a CDS encoding protein TolR, whose product MGPIGKKGKRSVVAEINVTPLVDVMLVLLIIFMVTAPMMTEGVDVNLPETTAKPLRQDEHPVVISIDEKGTIALGKIQGNISILKQELYKLAQVDAEKTILLKADKNVPYGIVAEVMASVKDAGFNKLGMVTKPEEKKR is encoded by the coding sequence ATGGGACCAATAGGTAAAAAGGGAAAACGGTCGGTTGTCGCGGAAATCAACGTTACGCCCCTGGTGGATGTAATGCTCGTCCTGCTGATAATCTTCATGGTGACGGCGCCGATGATGACCGAGGGGGTCGATGTCAACCTTCCGGAAACCACGGCGAAACCGCTGCGCCAGGATGAGCATCCGGTTGTCATATCCATTGATGAAAAAGGAACCATAGCCCTCGGCAAGATCCAGGGAAATATTAGTATACTGAAACAGGAGCTGTACAAACTGGCTCAGGTCGACGCGGAAAAAACCATTCTGCTCAAGGCGGACAAGAATGTTCCGTACGGCATTGTTGCCGAGGTAATGGCAAGTGTCAAGGATGCCGGGTTCAACAAACTCGGCATGGTGACAAAACCGGAAGAAAAGAAACGCTGA
- a CDS encoding protein TolQ: MFWNAGLVVKIVMMLLLFFSLMSWYIVFQKQMLFKKVKAESKQFLDKFWSSKTLAEAYKSALDSSLCPEAAIFRSGYAELQKIGKRKTSTNGEPQTLEMCLAGMENLKRVLNKSVDKEASLLNESLSFLATTGSSTPFIGLFGTVWGIMASFKEIGARGSASLAVVAPGISEALVATAAGLAVAIPAVIFYNYYSSQVDTFEGSMESFASDFLNLVERDLISRC; the protein is encoded by the coding sequence ATGTTTTGGAATGCGGGGCTGGTCGTCAAAATCGTCATGATGCTTCTGCTCTTTTTTTCATTGATGTCCTGGTATATTGTTTTTCAGAAACAAATGCTTTTCAAAAAGGTCAAGGCTGAATCAAAACAGTTCCTGGATAAATTCTGGAGCAGTAAAACACTTGCCGAGGCCTATAAATCGGCGCTTGATTCCTCCCTTTGCCCGGAAGCTGCCATATTCAGGTCGGGTTATGCCGAACTGCAAAAAATCGGCAAGCGCAAGACGAGTACCAACGGTGAGCCCCAGACCCTTGAGATGTGCCTTGCCGGCATGGAAAACCTGAAAAGGGTTTTAAACAAATCCGTCGACAAGGAAGCTTCCCTGTTGAACGAATCCCTTTCCTTTCTCGCCACCACGGGAAGCTCCACCCCATTTATCGGACTTTTCGGCACCGTTTGGGGAATCATGGCCTCGTTCAAGGAAATAGGCGCCCGGGGATCCGCGTCGCTTGCGGTTGTCGCCCCCGGTATTTCCGAAGCCCTTGTAGCGACTGCCGCGGGACTCGCGGTTGCTATTCCGGCCGTTATTTTCTACAATTACTATTCGAGCCAGGTAGACACTTTTGAGGGCAGCATGGAGAGTTTTGCCAGTGATTTCCTCAACCTTGTCGAAAGGGATCTTATTTCCCGCTGCTAA